Within Halarchaeum grantii, the genomic segment ATCGGGTCGGTGGCGAGCGCGTCCGCGTAGGCCTCGGCGAGCGTGTCGGCGGTCGCGCAGCCGGCGGGGTTCGTGTGCTTGATGACGGCGGCGGCGGGCTCCTCGAACTCCTTGATGAGGTTGAGCGCGCCGTCGGCGTCGTTGTAGTTGTTGTAGCTGAGCGCCTTTGCACCCTCGTTGAGCTGGTCGGCGTGGACGACGCTCGGCTCCGTACTGCCGAGGTCGCCGTAGACGGCGGCGTCCTGGTGGGGGTTCTCGCCGTAGCGGAGGTCGGCCTCGCGGTCGGCGCCGTCGATGCGGCGGACGGGGAACTCCTCGTTCGCGTCGGCCTCGACGCGGACCTCGTCGTCCGCGACCTCGACGTCGTTGTTCGCGAACCACCGGATCGCGCGCGGGTAGGCCTCGAACTCCGCCTCGTAGAGAACGCGGTCCTTGAGCGCGGCCTCGTCGTCGTCCGCGTAGACGGGGACGGGCTCCTGCGTGACGATGGGGCCGGCGTCCACCGCCTCGGTGACGACGTGGACGGTCGCGCCCGTCACGCTCACGTCCGCCTTCAGGACCTGCTCGTGGGCGTCCATGCCGGGGAAGGAGGGGAGGAGGCTCGGGTGGACGTTCAGCGTCGTGGGCGCCTCGTCGAGGAACGTCTCGGTGAGCACGCGCATGTAGCCGTCGAGGACGACGAGGTCGACGTCGTAGTCCGCGAGGCGTTCGAGGACGCGCTCCTCGTGGGCCTCGCGGGCCTCGCCCTCCTCGCGCTCGACGGCTTCGGTGGGGATGTCGCGCTCGGCGACCGCCTCCAAGACGGGGGCGTCCGCGTCGTTCGTGAGGACGACCGAGAACTCGGCGTCGCCGGGCGCCCGGTCGGCGATGTGCAGCAGGTTCCGTCCACGGTTGCTGGCCATGCCGGCTAGCTTCATACGCGGCCTCGCGCACCGCACGCCGAAAGGGATTGCGGTTCTTCGAGGGGAAGTATGCACAGACGAGCATAGATACAGCGGGTATTCCGCTCCGGTGCGCTTCGTCTATACACGCACGTGGCGATTCGGACCGGCACGCTTTTGGGCCGCGCGACGGGACTGGCGGGTATGCCGGACCCGCTCTACGCGGTTTCACCCCTCGACGGCCGCTACGCCTCCCGGACCGCCCCGCTCGCCGACTACGCGAGCGAGGCCGCGCTCATGCGTGCTCGCGTCCGCGTCGAAGTCGAGTACCTCTGCGCGCTCGCCGACCTCGAGGCGACGCCGCTCGCCCTTTCCGACTCCGAGCGCGCCGCCCTCCGCGACGCCTACGAGTCCTTCGACGAGGAGTCCGCCGCCCTCGTCAAGCGCATCGAGACGGAGGGAACCGAGGAGTACGCGGCGACGAACCACGACGTGAAGGCCGTCGAGTACTTCGTCCGCGAGCACGCCCCCGAGCGCGTCCACCAGTGGATCCACTTCGCGCTCACGAGCGAGGACGTCAACAACCTCGCCTACCGCCTGCTCCTCAAGCCTGCCGTCACCGAGGTGCTCGTTCCCGAGCTCCGCGAGGTCCGCGACGAACTCGTCGGGTTCGCGCACGACTACGCGGAGACGCCGATGCTCGCGCGCACCCACGGCCAGCCAGCGACGCCCACGACGTTCGGCAAGGAGATGGCGGTCTACGCCGCCCGCCTCGGCCGAAAGCTCGCGAGCGTCGAAGCCGCCGCGGACGGGTTGGCGGGGAAGCTCGCGGGCGCCTCCGGCACCTACGCCGCCCACCACGCCGCCTACCCCGACGTCGACTGGCGCGCGTTCGCCCGCGAGTTCGTCGCGGGCCTCGGCCTCGCGTACACCGAGCCCACCACCCAAGTGAACCCCTCGGACGACCTCGCCGAACTCTTCGACGCGCTCCGCGAGACGAACACCGTCCTCCTCGACCTCGACCGGGACGTCTGGACGTACGTCTCCCAGCGCTACCTCGGCCAAGAGGCCGCGAAGAGCGAGACGGGGAGCTCGACGATGCCGCACAAGGTCAACCCCATCGACTTCGAGAACTCGGAGGGGAACCTCTCGAAGGCCAACAGCGACCTCGCCTTCCTCGCCGACTACCTCCCCACCTCCCGATTGCAGCGCGACCTCTCGGACTCCACGGTCAAGCGCAACGTCGGCGCCGCGTTCGCCTACTGCCTGCTCGGATACACGAAACTGCAGGACGGCCTCGCGAAGGTCGTCCCGAACGAGCGGGTGATGCGCGACGACCTCGAGTCCACGCCCGAGATCATCGGCGAGGCCGTCCAGACGGTCCTCCGCCGCGAGGGCGACACCGAGGCCTACGAGCGCGTGAAGGCCCTCACGCGCGGCGAGCGCGTCACCCTCGAGGACTTCCGCGACCTCTTCGACGACCTCGACGTCTCCGCGGACGTCCGCGAGGAACTGCGCGCGCTCACGCCCGCCAGCTACACGGGCGTCGCCGCCGACATCGCGCGCGACGCCTGAGCGCGGACGCACAGAAGACTTTTACTCACTCGCTCGGGACGCACGGACGCGATGTCCGACCGCCCTGACGCCTCCAGCGACGACGCATCGGGCTGCCCGAAGTGCGGCCACGACGAAGTGACCACCGGCTCCATCTCCACGACCGGCTCCGGCCTCTCGAAGATGTTCGACGTCCAGACGAACAGGTTCGAGACCGTCACCTGCGCGTCGTGTGGCTACACCGAGCTGTACAAGGACGTCGGAAACAGGGGGAGCGACCTCGCGGACGTCTTCTTCGGCTAAGCGAGCAACTCGCGCAGCGCCGCCGTCGCGATGCGCGCCCCCGTCTCGACCTCCGGGAGGTCGACGTACTCGCGCTCGGCGTGCGCGACCGCGCCCGTCTCGTCCGCGAGAGACCCCGGTCCGAAGACCACGGTGGGCGCCTCGCGCGCGAAGTAGGACGCCTCCGTCGCCGCGCCGAAGGGCCGCACGTCGCCCGCGCCCGCGTCGGCGAGCGCGTGCACGACGTCGCTGTCCTCGGAGGTGGCGAACGCCTCGAGGAACGGCGTCGTGCGCTCCTGCGGGTCGACCGTCACGCCGACCGCGTCGGGCACCGCAGCGCGGAGGTGCGCGCGCAGGCCGTCGAAGAACCCGTCCGCCGTCTCCGGCGGCACCGAGCGGCGGTCGACGACGAACGAGCACTCGGCCGGGATCTGGTTCGTCGCCTCCCCGCCCTCGATGGTCGTCGCGGTGAGCGTCGGCGCGCCGAGTGCGTCGTGGACGCCCGGCCCACGGGAATCGTCGAACGAGTCGAGCGCGCGGAGCGCCGCCGCCGCGCCCTGAATCGCGGAGACGCCGGACTCGGGTTCGGCGGCGTGCGCTGCCGACCCGGTGAGCGTCACCGTCCCCTGGAAGCGCCCGCGCGCGGCCGTGCAGACGTCGAGTTCGGTGGGCTCGCCGACGACGTAGCAGTCCGCGTCGAGGTCGAGGTAGTGTGCGCCCGTCGACGCCGTCTCCTCGTCCGGCGTCACCGCGAGCGTCACGCGGCCGCGCTCGGGGTCGGTGGCGAGGAACGCCGCGAGCAACACCGCGAGCGGGCCCTTCGCGTCGCACGACCCGCGCCCGCGCAGGACGTCGCCGTCGCGTTTTGGGGGTATGTGCGGCACCACCGTGTCGATGTGCGTGTTCAGCACGACGTGCGGGCCGCTCTCTCTCCCGTCCTTCGACGCGAGCGTGTTCCCCGCGTCGTCGACGGTCGCCTCGACGCCGTGTGTCGCCAGCGCGTCGACGAGCAGCTCGCGCATCGCCGCGACGTCCTCGTGCGACGGCGTTCCGACGGCGCGCTCGAGGAACGCGACGGGGTCGAAGGAGTCGACGTCACTCATCGGCGGCCCCCGCGTCGGCGTCGACGCCGTGCTCGCCGAGCGTCGCGTCCGTCTCGCCCGATTCGACGTACGCCGTCGGGCCGCGAAGCGTCGTCGCGCCGTCCGCGCGCAGGCCGATCTCGAGGTCGCCACCGGGCGGCGACACCGTCACCGTCCCGGTCTCGGGGGCCATCCCGAGGCGCGCCGCGGCGACGGCGATGGCGACCGCGCCCGTCCCGCAGGCCTCGGTCTCGCCCTCGACGCCGCGCTCGAACGTCCGCTGGGCGAACCCCCCGTCGTCCTCGGCGGCGAGGTTCACGTTCGCGCCCTCCGGGAAGACGTCGTGGTGGCGCAGCGGGGGCGCCATCGCCGCGAGGTCGACGCTATCGACGTCGTCGACGAAGACGACGACGTGCGGGACGCCCGTGTTCAGCGCCGTCACCGACCACCCGGCGAGGTCGCTCTCGACGAGTTCGCCCTCGCGGGCGTGCGGGACGTCGTCGGGCGCGAACGACGGGACGCCCATCTCCACGGTCACCGTCTCGCCGTCGACCGTACAGCGTCGCGGGCCCGCGCCCGTCTCGAGCGTGACGACCGACGCGCCCGTTCGCTCCGCGACCCAGCGCGCCGCACAGCGCGCGCCGTTCCCGCACATCGCGGCGCGCGAGCCGTCCGGTTGGACGAGCGTCATCGTCGCGCGCACGCCGTCGTCAGTATCGGCGGTGCTCTCAGCGTCGCTCCCGGTATCGCGGCGCTCTCGCTCTCCGTCGGGTGTCGTGTCCTGCCCGTCGCTCGCGGGTCGTCCCTCCCCGCTCGCGGTCTCGCGGCGCCCTTCGGTTGCCGCGATGTCGACGAAGAGCGTGCCGTCGACGCCGAGCGCGTCGCAGAGCGCGACGCCGAGCGCGTCGGGGTCGCTCGCGTCCGCGGCGTCGACGACCGCGAAGTCGTTGCCGGTGCCGTGGTAGACGTCGTAGGTCGTCATGGATAGGGGTCCGAAGCGGTGTCCTCGGCGAGCGTCACGTCCGCGAGCGTCTCGCGGCGTCGCACCACCTCGGCGTCGTCGCCGTCGAGCGCGACGACAGCCGGTCGGGGGCGCGAGTTGTACTGCGAGGCCATCTCGACGCCGTACGCGCCCGCGTTCCCGACGGCGAGCAGGTCGCCGCGCTCGGGCGCCGGCAGGTCGCGGTCCTCGCCGAGGACGTCCGTGCTCTCACAAACGGGCCCGACGACGGAAACGTTCTCGGTCGCCCGCTCCTCCGCGACGAGCGAGCGGATCGGGTGGTAGGAGCCGTACATCGCGGGCCGGACGAGCGTCGTCATCCCCGCGTCCGCGCCGGCGATGGTGGTGTCGCCGACGCGCTTGACTGTGTTCACCTCGGTGAGGAGGACGCCCGCGTCCGCGACGAGGTAGCGCCCCGGTTCGACGGTGAGCGTCGCGTCCACGCCGTCCAGTGCCGCGCGCGTCCGCGCGGCGACGCGTTCGAGGTCGAGGGCGTCCTCGTCCTCGCGATACGGGACGCCGAAGCCGCCCCCGACGTCCACGAACTCGAGGGCGAGGTCGGTCTCGCGCGCGACGTCCGCGAGCGTCGAGACGACCGCCTCGTGCTCCTCGATCTGGTCGTTCGTGATGCCGCTGCCCGCGTGCGCGTGGAGGCCGACGACGTCGAAGCCGCGCTCGGCGGCGTCCGCGAGCACCGCCGTCGCGTCCGCGGCGGGAACCCCGAACTTCGCGTCCTTCCCGGTCGACACCGACTCGCTGTGGCCGGCGCCGACGCCCGGGTGGACGCGGAGGCAGAACCGACCCGCGAAGCCGCGCTCGGCGAGGCGCTCGACGGTGTCGCGCGCGCCCGCCGTCACCGTGAGCGCGGGGTGCTCGGCGGCGATACGGCAGGCGTAGTCGAGGTCCTCGGCGGGCGGGTTGACGGCCGTGTAGTGGACGTCAGCGGGGTCGAAGCCGGCGTCGAGTGCACGCGCGAGTTCGCCGGCGCTCGCGCACTCCGCGCCCGCACCGGCCGCCGCGAGCGTCCGCAGGACGTGTCGGCCCGCGTTCGCCTTCACCGCGAACAACACCTCGGCGTCCGGGAACGCGCCGGCGAGTCGCGCGTAGTTCTGGCGGACGCGCGCGAGGTCGTCCACGTAGAGCGGCGTGCCGAACTCGGCGGCGAGCGCGCGCAGGTCCTCGGCGTCCCAGTCGGCGAGCCGGCGGACGGACGCGCCCGACGCGTCTCCGTCCCCGCTCACTCCCGGAGCGCCTCCTCGCGCTGGCTCGCTTCGAGCGTGCTCGCTTCGAGGTCGGTGGCGACGACGGCCGGCTTGTACGCGCCGCCGTCGAAGAGGTCGTGCTCGCCGATGGAGGACTCGACGAAGCGCGTGAACGCGCGGCGCTCCGGCGGGAGGTGGCCGTAGATGACCTCCTCCTCGACGAGGTCGTAGACGGGGATGCGCGGCGTCAGCAGCGTGTTCTCCCCGACGACGGAGTTCTCCCCGACGACGAAGCCGGAGGTGACGCGACAGCCCGCGCCCAGCGAGACGCCGTCCTCGACGACGACGGGCGCGTCCTCGACCGGTTCGAGGACGCCGCCGATGAGCGTGTTCGCGCCGAGCTTCACGTCGTCGCCGATCTGCGCGCAGGACCCCACCGTATCGCAGGAGTCGACGAGCGTTCCGTCGCCGACGTGCGCGCCGATGTTCACGAACGCGGGCGACATCAGGATCGCATCACTGCCGACGTACGCGCCGCGTCGGATGGTCGTGCCGTCCGGCGTGTTCCGGGTGCCGCGCTCGCCGAGGTCGGCGGTGTCGCGCAGCGGGAGGACGTCGTGGTAGGTGACGCCGCCGTACTCGCGGGCCTCGGTCTCGCGGAGCGAGAAGTTCAGCAGGACGCCGCGCTTCACCCACTCGACGGCCTCCCACTCGCCCTCGACCTTCTCCGCGGCGCGCACCGCGCCCTCCTCGAGCGCCTCGAGGAAGGCGTCGATGGTGTCGGCGTCGTCGGCGGTGAGGTCGCTCGCGGACACCGAATCGTTCTGCGTGCGCTCCCAGAGGTCCTCTACGTCGGATTCGAGCGCGTCGTAGCTTCGGCTCACAGTTGGCTGGCGATTGTCTCGAAGCGGTAATAGTCCGCCGATTGCTCGGCGAGCCACGCCGCCGCGTCGAGCGCGCCCTCCGCGAAGACGCTCCGGGAGCCCGCGCGATGCGTGAGCTCGAGGCTCTCGTGGTTCCCCGCGAGGAGGACGTCGTGCTCGCCCGTGATGTCGCCGGCACGGCGCGCGTGCACGCCGATCTCTCCCTCGTCACGGGGCGCCTCGCCCTCGCGACCGTGAACGCGCTCGCTCGCGCCCTCGCGGGCCCCCTCGATTCGGTCGAGGAGGATCTTCGCGGTGCCCGAGGGCGCGTCGCGCTTCCCGTTGTGGTGGGTCTCCATCAGTTCGACGTCGTACTCGGGGAGGTCCGTGACCGCGCTCTCGACGGCGTCGAGGAGCGCCTGAACCCCGCGCGAGAAGTTCGCGCCGACGAGAATCGGCGTCTCTGTGCTCGCCTCCTCGAGCGCCGCGACGTCGGCCTCCGAGAACCCCGTCGTCCCGGTGACGAGCGGGACGCCAGTCTCGGCGCACGCGCGGGCGTACTCGACCGTCGATTCAGGGCCGGTGAAGTCCACGACGGCGTCGGGGGCCTCCGAGTCGAGGAGGGCCGCGAACTCGCCCGCCGGCCGGACGGGGACGCCCTCGACGTGCTGGCCGTCCCCGTCGCGGTTCACCGCGAACGCCACGTCGACGCCGCGCTCGCGTGCGACGTCGAGGACGGTGCGACCCATCCGGCCCGTCGCGCCCGTGACGGCCACCGAGAGCGTCATCGCTCGCCCTCCACGTCGGGCTCGCCGAGGGCGTCGTGGACGGCCTCGAGTTCGGCGCGCGTCTCCGGCGTCGCCCGCGAGAGCGGGTCGCGCACCTCTGCGGGGCCGTAGCCCCAGACGTCCATCGCCTCCTTCACCGGAATCGGGTTCGTCTCCACGAAGAGCGCGCGGAAGAGCGGGCCGAGCTCGTGGTGGCGCTCGCGGGCGAGCGCGTACTCGTCGTCGAGCGCGTCGCGGACGAGCGCGCTCATCCGCTCGGGTTCGACGTTCGCCGCGACGCTGATAACGCCCGTCCCGCCCACCGAGAGGGTCGGGAGCGTGAGACCGTCGTCGCCGGAGAGCACCGCGAACTCCTCGTCGCGCGTGCGCTCGACGACCTCGGAGACGAGGCCGAGGTCGCCGCTCGCGGCCTTGTAGCCGACGATGTTCTCGTGCTCGGCGAGCGCGGCGGT encodes:
- the purH gene encoding bifunctional phosphoribosylaminoimidazolecarboxamide formyltransferase/IMP cyclohydrolase, producing MKLAGMASNRGRNLLHIADRAPGDAEFSVVLTNDADAPVLEAVAERDIPTEAVEREEGEAREAHEERVLERLADYDVDLVVLDGYMRVLTETFLDEAPTTLNVHPSLLPSFPGMDAHEQVLKADVSVTGATVHVVTEAVDAGPIVTQEPVPVYADDDEAALKDRVLYEAEFEAYPRAIRWFANNDVEVADDEVRVEADANEEFPVRRIDGADREADLRYGENPHQDAAVYGDLGSTEPSVVHADQLNEGAKALSYNNYNDADGALNLIKEFEEPAAAVIKHTNPAGCATADTLAEAYADALATDPMSAFGGIVALNRPCDEATAELIVDSFKEVVVAPGYTDAALAVLTSKDNLRVLDVGGDELGPDVVSERFTEQSLVGGKLVQERDTWAPTPDDLEFVTEAEPDAEQVETMCFAWKVLKHVKSNGILFAKGTETVGVGMGQVSRVDAVRLAAMKADEHAEGKGAQGAVMASDAFFPFPDGIEEAADAGIEAVIQPGGSVNDDDVIEACDEHGIAMAFTGNRTFRHS
- the purB gene encoding adenylosuccinate lyase, whose translation is MPDPLYAVSPLDGRYASRTAPLADYASEAALMRARVRVEVEYLCALADLEATPLALSDSERAALRDAYESFDEESAALVKRIETEGTEEYAATNHDVKAVEYFVREHAPERVHQWIHFALTSEDVNNLAYRLLLKPAVTEVLVPELREVRDELVGFAHDYAETPMLARTHGQPATPTTFGKEMAVYAARLGRKLASVEAAADGLAGKLAGASGTYAAHHAAYPDVDWRAFAREFVAGLGLAYTEPTTQVNPSDDLAELFDALRETNTVLLDLDRDVWTYVSQRYLGQEAAKSETGSSTMPHKVNPIDFENSEGNLSKANSDLAFLADYLPTSRLQRDLSDSTVKRNVGAAFAYCLLGYTKLQDGLAKVVPNERVMRDDLESTPEIIGEAVQTVLRREGDTEAYERVKALTRGERVTLEDFRDLFDDLDVSADVREELRALTPASYTGVAADIARDA
- a CDS encoding zinc ribbon domain-containing protein — encoded protein: MSDRPDASSDDASGCPKCGHDEVTTGSISTTGSGLSKMFDVQTNRFETVTCASCGYTELYKDVGNRGSDLADVFFG
- a CDS encoding M20/M25/M40 family metallo-hydrolase: MSDVDSFDPVAFLERAVGTPSHEDVAAMRELLVDALATHGVEATVDDAGNTLASKDGRESGPHVVLNTHIDTVVPHIPPKRDGDVLRGRGSCDAKGPLAVLLAAFLATDPERGRVTLAVTPDEETASTGAHYLDLDADCYVVGEPTELDVCTAARGRFQGTVTLTGSAAHAAEPESGVSAIQGAAAALRALDSFDDSRGPGVHDALGAPTLTATTIEGGEATNQIPAECSFVVDRRSVPPETADGFFDGLRAHLRAAVPDAVGVTVDPQERTTPFLEAFATSEDSDVVHALADAGAGDVRPFGAATEASYFAREAPTVVFGPGSLADETGAVAHAEREYVDLPEVETGARIATAALRELLA
- the dapF gene encoding diaminopimelate epimerase is translated as MTTYDVYHGTGNDFAVVDAADASDPDALGVALCDALGVDGTLFVDIAATEGRRETASGEGRPASDGQDTTPDGERERRDTGSDAESTADTDDGVRATMTLVQPDGSRAAMCGNGARCAARWVAERTGASVVTLETGAGPRRCTVDGETVTVEMGVPSFAPDDVPHAREGELVESDLAGWSVTALNTGVPHVVVFVDDVDSVDLAAMAPPLRHHDVFPEGANVNLAAEDDGGFAQRTFERGVEGETEACGTGAVAIAVAAARLGMAPETGTVTVSPPGGDLEIGLRADGATTLRGPTAYVESGETDATLGEHGVDADAGAADE
- the lysA gene encoding diaminopimelate decarboxylase is translated as MSGDGDASGASVRRLADWDAEDLRALAAEFGTPLYVDDLARVRQNYARLAGAFPDAEVLFAVKANAGRHVLRTLAAAGAGAECASAGELARALDAGFDPADVHYTAVNPPAEDLDYACRIAAEHPALTVTAGARDTVERLAERGFAGRFCLRVHPGVGAGHSESVSTGKDAKFGVPAADATAVLADAAERGFDVVGLHAHAGSGITNDQIEEHEAVVSTLADVARETDLALEFVDVGGGFGVPYREDEDALDLERVAARTRAALDGVDATLTVEPGRYLVADAGVLLTEVNTVKRVGDTTIAGADAGMTTLVRPAMYGSYHPIRSLVAEERATENVSVVGPVCESTDVLGEDRDLPAPERGDLLAVGNAGAYGVEMASQYNSRPRPAVVALDGDDAEVVRRRETLADVTLAEDTASDPYP
- a CDS encoding 2,3,4,5-tetrahydropyridine-2,6-dicarboxylate N-succinyltransferase, whose amino-acid sequence is MSRSYDALESDVEDLWERTQNDSVSASDLTADDADTIDAFLEALEEGAVRAAEKVEGEWEAVEWVKRGVLLNFSLRETEAREYGGVTYHDVLPLRDTADLGERGTRNTPDGTTIRRGAYVGSDAILMSPAFVNIGAHVGDGTLVDSCDTVGSCAQIGDDVKLGANTLIGGVLEPVEDAPVVVEDGVSLGAGCRVTSGFVVGENSVVGENTLLTPRIPVYDLVEEEVIYGHLPPERRAFTRFVESSIGEHDLFDGGAYKPAVVATDLEASTLEASQREEALRE
- the dapB gene encoding 4-hydroxy-tetrahydrodipicolinate reductase, which produces MTLSVAVTGATGRMGRTVLDVARERGVDVAFAVNRDGDGQHVEGVPVRPAGEFAALLDSEAPDAVVDFTGPESTVEYARACAETGVPLVTGTTGFSEADVAALEEASTETPILVGANFSRGVQALLDAVESAVTDLPEYDVELMETHHNGKRDAPSGTAKILLDRIEGAREGASERVHGREGEAPRDEGEIGVHARRAGDITGEHDVLLAGNHESLELTHRAGSRSVFAEGALDAAAWLAEQSADYYRFETIASQL
- the dapA gene encoding 4-hydroxy-tetrahydrodipicolinate synthase; its protein translation is MSPPRNVTTGTFVAMTTPFDAEERIDHDQLAADAQRLAEAGVDGLVPVGSTGESATLTHDEHVAVVETVVEAVDVPVIAGAGSNSTHEAISLAGRAADAGADALLLISPYYNKPEPEGMERHYRRIADAVDVPQIVYNVPSRTGRSIDPATTAALAEHENIVGYKAASGDLGLVSEVVERTRDEEFAVLSGDDGLTLPTLSVGGTGVISVAANVEPERMSALVRDALDDEYALARERHHELGPLFRALFVETNPIPVKEAMDVWGYGPAEVRDPLSRATPETRAELEAVHDALGEPDVEGER